The Pelmatolapia mariae isolate MD_Pm_ZW linkage group LG10_11, Pm_UMD_F_2, whole genome shotgun sequence genome includes a region encoding these proteins:
- the plekhg6 gene encoding pleckstrin homology domain-containing family G member 6, with protein sequence MVLHTVDGERQRETETREPDVVDGKAADLNIHHKRAADKHKYSTIGYQASGQKVVTDFATLSKGTSAGAKPRTALKQVLFSQGVSDKASEERSQLDGLKQVLEAFSLSEDLRWRWNEESQGTTLETSWTDIVQSHSTMSKMQRHQQEALWEFVYTELTFINKLLIIKDLVIAALVQLHQKGFLQEVTPEELFSNLPSILEAHQQFWKEVVYPMLQEARKTGKPFDPMSLDPGCLQFHKRFSSYHEYCWKEEDNLEFSRRQMENNLHFSTYVQWVENHPQGDRMRLGDMQAKPHQRITKYPLLLKAVLKHTQDPHVEHTLRCMLFSVNNFLELINDYLRLKDEQLALNISAQRLDGYEVDGLNEEIDRHVREVCKFDLTCPIKGVDSEVVRKLLREGNLKVRGRKDSKLELVALLFSDVLLLTKVQKKTERLKVVRPPLALDRMYCIPLKDGYSFLLVEVGELQSAMNVVILVASTSENCSIWVSTIHQAKETLRQLREAEHNRQETETNQQNENPVKEAMTDDVETEEQPVAQPGMETSMDESTDDTFISNSINGYPSPSPSFSATSSPSRSDGDRDTDLEEVEVARPKALSVSQGWKEQLVDGDEDEQGNSVFVEGVNVDWPGWCFDDEEVNDRLRPSTNGFLEEINRSLALYGIGELSEQEDGECSQV encoded by the exons atggTGTTGCACACTGTGGATGGAGAGAGGCAGAGGGAGACGGAAACCAGAGAGCCTGATGTCGTTGACGGGAAAGCTGCAGACCTAAACATCCACCACAAGAGGGCAGCAGACAAACACAAGTACAGCACAATCGGCTATCAGGCAAGTGGA CAAAAGGTCGTGACTGACTTTGCAACTCTGAGTAAAGGAACTTCTGCAGGAGCCAAACCCAGAACTGCACTCAAACAAGTCCTGTTCAGCCAGGGAGTGTCTGACAAAGCGTCTGAG GAGCGAAGTCAACTGGATGGGTTGAAGCAAGTCCTGGAGGCCTTCTCCCTGTCAGAGGATCTCAGGTGGAGATGGAACGAGGAAAGTCAGGGAACCACGCTGGAGACGAGCTGGACAGATATAGTGCAGTCTCATTCA aCAATGTCAAAAATGCAGAGACACCAGCAGGAGGCGCTGTGGGAGTTTGTCTATACTGAACTCACCTTCATCAATAAGCTGCTTATTATAAAAGAC TTGGTTATTGCGGCTCTTGTCCAATTGCACCAAAAAGGATTTCTCCAGGAG GTGACCCCCGAGGAGCTTTTCTCCAACCTCCCCTCCATCCTCGAAGCACATCAGCAGTTCTGGAAGGAGGTGGTTTATCCGATGTTACAGGAAGCGCGAAAAACAGGCAAACCCTTTGACCCCATGAGCTTAGACCCTGGATGCCTCCAG tttcATAAACGCTTCTCTTCCTATCATGAATACTGCTGGAAGGAGGAAGACAATCTTGAATTCTCGCGCAGGCAGATGGAGAACAACCTACATTTCTCCACTTACGTCCAG TGGGTAGAGAATCATCCTCAGGGCGATCGGATGCGTCTTGGAGACATGCAGGCCAAACCCCATCAGAGGATCACAAAGTATCCCCTGCTGCTCAAAGCTGTGCTCAAACACACTCAGGACCCACATGTGGAGCACACACTCAGATGCATG TTGTTCAgtgtaaataattttttggaACTTATCAATGACTACCTGCGACTAAAAGATGAGCAACTCGCACTCAACATCTCTGCTCAGAGGTTGGATGGGTATGAGGTGGATGGACTAAATGAGGAAATCGACAGG CATGTCCGAGAAGTCTGCAAGTTTGACCTAACGTGCCCCATCAAAGGTGTAGATTCTGAAGTTGTACGCAAGCTGCTGCGTGAAGGGAACTTGAAGGTTCGAGGCAGGAAAGACAGTAAA CTGGAGTTGGTGGCTCTGCTTTTCTCAGATGTGCTTCTACTCACCAAAGTCCAGAAGAAAACAGAGCGGCTGAAGGTGGTTCGACCTCCTCTGGCCCTCGACAGGATGTACTGCATACCACTGAAAGATGGCT ATTCATTTCTCCTTGTGGAGGTAGGTGAGCTTCAGAGCGCTATGAATGTCGTCATACTTGTCGCCAGCACCTCAGAGAATTGCTCCATATGGGTGTCCACCATCCACCAAGCGAAg GAAACACTGAGGCAGTTGAGAGAGGCAGAGCACAACAGACAGGAGACAGAGACAAACCAGCAAAATGAAAACCCTGTTAAAGAAGCAATGACAGATGATGTGGAGACAGAAGAACAACCTGTTGCACAGCCAGGAATGGAGACCTCGATGGACGAATCCACTGATGATACTTTTATCTCTAACTCGATAAATGG ATAcccttctccttctccctcaTTTTCTGCCACATCTTCGCCGTCACGCAGTGAtggagacagagacacagacttgGAGGAAGTGGAAGTAGCAAGACCCAAGGCCCTCAGCGTGAGTCAAGGATGGAAGGAGCAGCTGGTAGATGGAGATGAAGATGAGCAGGGGAACAG TGTGTTTGTAGAAGGTGTAAATGTGGATTGGCCCGGCTGGTGCTTCGATGACGAAGAAGTTAATGATCGTTTACGTCCTTCCACAAATGGTTTTCTGGAGGAAATCAACCGATCTTTGGCCTTGTATGGTATCGGCGAACTGTCGGAGCAAGAAGATGGCGAGTGCAGCCAGGTGTAG
- the LOC134637963 gene encoding lymphocyte activation gene 3 protein-like, producing the protein MVSILIAGARCEAMHSEVFAAEGSDVVLPCKYPAILISSPPAIVWSHKEKGTIWRKERNGLEYRGSRWSQRVQCPHPQLESGTFSIQINSVTEEDVGLYSCKVDLRNQVIEKQVMLRLIKVSFSPPAPLSGSNTQLSCALKPWRHGVSVEWMLNNNPYLPQAKTGLHGDKVSRVLKVTEKESGTWTCVVTYKGEKGQASAALDVKGIIQPPKDNAKVYATVGSPVTLPCVFSSGLRTLSAGWEKINPVSPSTRDLQLLSLDSSSSDRLRWDRSIRINEVTYEDEGKYRCSGNVGQQRLTRTLQLVVAKIVSLKQKYSTTLTCQLSDASEVTEYEWAHVTYDENGTAIVGSIQKGKDIMITDGSAESWGEWTCSFYGQDGLLGNVTYNTHLMSGLSGQKSSSASNNTATVVGLSFLLIVLLLIVAQMYKNHQRRKRIFQYPALETIVHTISNEREERERNREKI; encoded by the exons ATGGTTTCCATTCTTATAGCAG GAGCCAGATGTGAGGCGATGCACAGTGAAGTATTTGCTGCAGAAGGCTCGGATGTTGTACTGCCCTGTAAATACCCTGCAATACTGATCAGCAGTCCACCTGCAATTGTCTGGAGTCATAAGGAGAAAGG CACTATTTGGAGGAAGGAACGGAACGGTCTGGAATACCGCGGCTCTCGATGGTCCCAACGTGTGCAGTGCCCTCACCCCCAGCTTGAAAGTGGCACATTCAGCATTCAGATAAACAGCGTGACAGAGGAAGATGTTGGACTTTATTCCTGTAAAGTGGACCTTAGAAACCAAGTGATTGAAAAGCAAGTCATGCTCAGACTTATTAAAG TGTCCTTTTCTCCACCGGCTCCCCTCTCTGGGAGCAACACTCAACTCTCTTGTGCTTTGAAACCCTGGCGTCATGGAGTATCTGTGGAGTGGATGTTAAACAACAATCCATATTTGCCTCAGGCTAAAACCGGCTTGCATGGTGACAAAGTTTCAAGGGTTTTAAAAgtcacagagaaagagagcggaACCTGGACCTGCGTTGTGACGTACAAAGGAGAAAAGGGCCAAGCTTCAGCAGCTCTGGATGTGAAAG GAATCATCCAACCACCCAAAGATAACGCCAAGGTTTACGCTACTGTGGGGTCTCCGGTCACTCTCCcctgtgtgttttcctctgGTTTAAGAACTTTGAGCGCAGGCTGGGAGAAAATCAATCCTGTGTCTCCATCCACCCGCGATCTCCAACTGCTTTCTTTGGATTCGTCCTCATCTGACCGGCTCCGCTGGGATAGGTCTATCCGTATTAATGAGGTCACATATGAGGACGAAGGAAAGTACAGATGTAGTGGGAACGTAGGACAGCAAAGGCTGACTCGGACTTTGCAGCTCGTTGTTGCTAAAA TCGTCAGCTTAAAGCAAAAATACTCAACGACGCTGACCTGCCAGCTGAGCGATGCAAGCGAGGTCACCGAATACGAGTGGGCTCATGTGACTTACGATGAAAATGGCACCGCGATTGTTGGGTCCATCCAGAAGGGGAAGGATATAATGATTACTGACGGGTCAGCGGAGAGCTGGGGCGAATGGACATGTAGTTTCTATGGGCAAGATGGCCTTTTGGGGAATGTGACATACAATACTCATCTGATGA gTGGTCTGAGTGGACAGAAATCCTCAAGTGCATCAAATAACACCGCCACAGTGGTCGGCCTCAGCTTTCTCCTCATTGTTCTGCTCCTCATTGTGGCTCAGATGTACAAGAACCACCAAAgg AGGAAAAGGATCTTTCAGTATCCCGCCCTGGAGACCATTGTTCATACCATCTCCAACGAGcgggaggagagagaaaggaacCGGGAGAAAATCTAA
- the mrpl51 gene encoding large ribosomal subunit protein mL51, whose product MFVSDPWLRYKQRTRVAQDSEHAWKQKTVDMSLLGGLLRAGASYCQSAGTLLHTVRTISTGTCCQIRMHAIPQPKKVDRWTEKRSMYGVYDNIGILGDFKAHPKDLIVAPCWLKAFKGNELQRAIRKKKMVGDRMMTQDRHNLEKRIRFLYRRFNRTGKHR is encoded by the exons ATGTTCGTAAGTGATCCTTGGCTGCGATATAAACAAAGGACTCGAGTGGCACAAGATTCTGAACACGCGTGGAAACAG AAAACTGTGGACATGTCTCTGCTGGGAGGTCTTCTGAGAGCTGGGGCGTCCTACTGTCAGTCTGCTGGGACGCTGCTGCACACAGTCAGGACCATTTCTACAG GTACATGCTGTCAGATCAGGATGCACGCCATCCCTCAGCCGAAAAAGGTGGACAGATGGACTGAGAAGAGGAGCATGTATGGAGTTTATGATAACATAGGAATCTTGG GGGACTTTAAAGCTCATCCTAAAGACCTAATCGTGGCCCCCTGCTGGCTGAAAGCTTTCAAAGGTAATGAACTGCAGCGGGCaattagaaaaaagaagatGGTGGGAGACAGAATGATGACTCAGGACAGGCACAACTTGGAAAAGAGGATACGCTTCCTCTATAGACGCTTCAACCGCACTGGCAAACATCGCTAA
- the vamp1b gene encoding synaptobrevin, which yields MSAPDAAPPAGAPGAPGAPGADGAPAGAPPGPPNTSSNRRLQQTQAQVEEVVDIMRVNVDKVLERDQKLSELDDRADALQAGASQFESCAAKLKNKYWWKNCKMMIMMGIIGVIVVGIIFLYFFH from the exons AT GTCTGCCCCAGATGCTGCCCCACCAGCTGGAGCTCCTGGAGCTCCAGGTGCCCCTGGCGCAGATGGAGCCCCAGCTGGCGCACCTCCTGGCCCTCCCAATACCAGCAGCAACCGCAGGCTACAACAGACTCAGGCCCAAGTGGAAGAG GTGGTGGATATCATGCGGGTGAATGTGGACAAGGTTTTGGAAAGGGACCAGAAGCTTTCAGAGCTGGATGACAGAGCGGACGCTCTCCAAGCTGGAGCCTCCCAGTTTGAAAGCTGCGCAGCCAAGCTAAAAAACAAGTACTGGTGGAAGAACTGCAAG atgatGATCATGATGGGTATCATTGGAGTTATTGTGGTTGGAATCATATTCT TATACTTCTTCCACTGA